A genomic window from Plasmodium coatneyi strain Hackeri chromosome 13, complete sequence includes:
- a CDS encoding Blood-stage membrane protein, protein MVHSKKIISSASSGALPSQSCKERRNGKTVSATNEENSTHEKKEPGSFFTKRTAMLFFVAAYIFLKHQHDFAKQNGAAIVQVGNRVARNLAMNKQHGPSEEELELEEMELSQGGYPYKGYEDPYEGYEDPYEDYEDPYEDYEDPYEAYEDPEEAYGNPEEGYEDPYEAYGDPYEGYHPYKTYGNPYETYEYDEGPYECDEEEYSDEELQVEHETAGHALKVEQDIMDESKYADLNTFLQSLEDEWVKLELKLFDARENWIEEKNKEFSKWVNVILSKWMKYSGISTTGSHPDASRKLDWNNDTWKKWFNEKVKSEIDLKLEKWLDEKHSDFFNIFVKNMGLFKSKKIKGWLMYHWKMNEGGYRCKSYERMATPELVNLVKSRRWYHANPNIDKQRKELMEWFLLKEKECIKQEQVTWSKWESVQRSTINSMCTTFSGKRLTEAEWDKFLCEI, encoded by the exons ATGGtacactcaaaaaaaataatcagcTCCGCATCATCAGGAGCGTTGCCATCCCAAAGTTGTAAAGAACGCCGCAATGGCAAAACAGTTTCAGCCactaatgaagaaaatagtACCCATGAGAAGAAAGAACCAGGATCGTTCTTCACTAAGAGAACCGCTATGCTCTTCTTTGTTGctgcttatatttttctaaag CACCAGCATGATTTTGCAAAACAAAACGGTGCTGCCATCGTACAAGTAGGCAATCGAGTTGCTAGGAACTTAGCCATGAACAAACAACACGGTCCATCAGAAGAGGAGCTTGAATTAGAGGAAATGGAATTATCACAAGGTGGATATCCATATAAAGGCTATGAAGACCCATATGAAGGCTATGAGGACCCATATGAAGATTATGAAGACCCATATGAAGATTATGAAGACCCATATGAAGCTTATGAAGACCCCGAAGAAGCCTATGGAAACCCCGAAGAAGGCTATGAGGACCCATATGAAGCTTATGGGGACCCATACGAAGGCTATCACCCCTACAAAACCTATGGGAACCCCTATGAAACTTATGAATATGACGAAGGACCCTACGAATGtgacgaagaagaatattCTGATGAGGAGTTGCAAGTAGAACATGAAACCGCAGGGCATGCATTAAAAGTCGAACAGGACATAATGGACGAATCAAAATATGCAGATTTGAACACATTCTTGCAAAGCTTAGAAGATGAATGGGTAAAATTAGAATTGAAGTTATTTGATGCAAGAGAAAACTGgatcgaagaaaaaaataaagaattttCTAAATGGGTTAACGTAATTTTAAGTAAATGGATGAAATACAGTGGAATCTCAACAACAGGAAGTCATCCTGATGCTTCAAGAAAACTAGATTGGAACAACGatacatggaaaaaatggtttaACGAAAAAGTAAAATCCGAAATTGAtttaaaattggaaaaatggtTGGACGAAAAACATTCCGATTtctttaacatttttgttaaaaatatggGACTATTTAAAAGCAAGAAAATCAAAGGATGGTTAATGTATCACTGGAAAATGAACGAAGGGGGTTATCGTTGTAAATCGTATGAACGTATGGCAACACCTGAATTGGTAAATTTGGTCAAGTCTCGACGATGGTACCATGCCAATCCTAATATAgataaacaaagaaaagaactcATGGAATGGTTTCtccttaaagaaaaagaatgtatAAAACAAGAACAGGTAACCTGGAGTAAATGGGAAAGTGTTCAACGTTCTACGATTAATTCAATGTGTACAACATTTTCTGGAAAACGCCTAACCGAGGCAGAATGGGATAAATTTCTCTGtgaaatataa